One Corynebacterium matruchotii genomic window, CTCGCCGCACCCCAAATCCCCGGCCACGGCAGCGCGGACCACCAGGCCATCCGCAGGGCCCTCACCAGCTATAATAGTGAGGCTGCCGGCGAGCTTATGCGTCGCCACCTGGAACACGCCGCCCTGAGCCGGCTCACCATCGTGCTTGACGGCAATCCGGAGGCCGCCGCCAATCTGTGGCAGCGTGTCGAGGCGCCCGAGCCGGCGGGGGATGCCGCTAGGAGGCGGAGTTGTTGAATTCCTGGGCAGCCAACTGCCGCTGCACCTGATCCTTGCACTCTAACAGCACCCGGTGCAGCGCGCCGGGCAGTTCCGTCTCCAGAATTTCTTCGGTTTTGGCCACGGCCGCGGCGGTTTCCGGGTAGAGGCCGCGCACGATCCGGTTGGCGATTTCGATTGGGTATTCGGTCCAGATGTGGTTGAGGTTGGCGAAGAATTCCGCGGCGAAGTCGGGTGTGGCTGGCCGTGGATCGGTGGGGGCCCGGAAGCCGGCGATCAGGGCGTTGACCTCCTCGTTGGAGTAGTCCATGGCATGCAGGAGATCGTCGAAGGCCTGTTGTTTGGCGTGCGGGTAGGAGTACATTGCCTGGAGGTAGGCGGCCTGGCCGTCGAGGGTGTTGTCGGCTTCGCGTTCGGCGAGGAGTTCCTGGGCGGTCACATCGTCGTGGCTGGCCAGGGCCGCGATGATGCGCCACCGAATGTCGGGGGAGAGGACCAGGCCGGCGAGGTGGCCGCCTAAGAGTTCCCGGAGTTTTCGGGCGCTGCCTGGTTTGCGGTCGGCTGCCAGGGCGGTGATGGCGGCCCGGACGAGCACGAGTTGGGTGTCGGATCCGGGTTTTGCCTGGTACATGAGGTCCCAAAGGCTGTACACCAGGTCGGCGATGACGGTGGGGTCGGTGGTGAATTTCGTGGCGGCCACATAAGCATTGGCGAATACTTGTTCGATTATGCTGGGGTTGGGTTCGTTGGCCCCGTGGAGCATCACAATGTCGATGTAGTCTTGGGCGGGAAGTTCGGCGTCGCGGGTGAGATTCCAGAGGGCGGTCCAAATCACGGCGCGGGACACATTGTCGGTAATATTACCGAGCCGGGCTTTGATCGTGTGCAATGAGGTTGGGTCGAAGCCGATTTTTGCATAGGTGTGGTCGTTGTCATTGAGGAGGATGAGGTCGGGGGCGGGGAGGCCGTGGGCTTCGGTGAGTTCGGTGTTTTTGCCAGGGATGCCGGGGAGGCGAACGTCCATGCTGTGGTAGCGTTCGAGCGGGGCGCCGCGGAACAGGGAAACGGTGAGCCGGTGTGGGCGCGTCTGCGGTGAACCATTTTGCACGATGGAAAGCTGTTTGATGGTGTTCCCGGAGGTGGTGACTTCGGGAATGAGCTGGTCGGGCCCGGATGTGCGCAGCCACCGCTTTGGCCAGTCGTGGAGATCCTGGTCGGTGTGGTTGCCCAATGCGGCAATGAGGTCGTCGAAGGTGGCGGTGCCAAATGCGTGCTTGCGGAAGTATTCGCGGGCGGCCGCATAGAAATTATCGCGCCCAACAAAATGCACGAGCTGTTTTAATACGGCGGCGCCTTTGGTGTAGGTGATGCCGTCAAAGTTTTGGCGGGCCGCATCCACGTCGGGAATCTCCGCCTTAATGGGGTGAGTGGTGGGCAATTGATCCTGCACATAGGCCCAGTTCTTGCGGGTGCCGGCGAAGTCCGCCCAGGCATCCGTGAATCGGGTTGCGTGCAATGAGGCGTCGGCGCCCATGAATTCGGCGAAGGACTCCTTGAGCCAGAGGTCATCCCACCATAAGGGGGTAACGAGGTCGCCAAACCACATGTGGCTCATCTCGTGCAAAATGGTGTTGGCGCGGTGTGCGTGCTGCGCATCGGTTGCGGGCGAGCGGAAAATATAGGCCTCGGTGAAGGTGACCAGCCCCGGGTTTTCCATTGCGCCCAGGTTATATTCGGGGACGAAGATGGAATCATACTTGGTCCACGGGTACGGGAAATCGAAATTCTTATCGAAGAAATCCAGCCCCTGCTTGGTGACCTCCAGAATCTCCGAATCCACATGTTCTGCCATGGACGCCCGGGACCATACGCCCAGCTCAATCTCGCGCTTGCCGTCGGGGGAACGCCACGTGTCGCGCTGCGCCACATACGGGCCGGTGGCGAACGCCATGAGATAGGTGGACACCGGCGGCGTGGCCCTAAACGTCACGGTGTCCCCGTGGTCGCCCGCCTCCCGTGTGGTCTCGGGCTGATTGCTGAGCGCCACCCATCCTTGTGGCACCGTCATCCGTACGGTACATTGTGCCTTAAGATCTGGCTGATCAAAGCACGGAAAAATCCTGCGCGCATCGGAGGGCTCGGAATGGGAGTATAGGTAGGTGTTGCCGTCCTGTGGGTCGGTGAACCGGTGCAGCCCCTGCCCACTGCGCGAATACCGACTGTGCGCGCGCACATGGAGTGCGATTGGCCGCCCCACCAGCCCCGCCGGCACGTCAAGAACAATGCGTCCCCCCTTTTGCTCCCAGGGCACCGGGTTCCCATTAATGGTGACGGACTCCACAGACTCCCCCAGGTAGTCGAGGAAAATTTGTTCGCTTTTCGACGTTAATTTCACCCCAACCCCAACCGGGAATGTGGGGCTAGTGGTGGCCTCACCAAGATCAAGCTCAAGCTCGTAGGAATCAATCCGAAGGGAATCGGAACGGAAGGTGGCGTCGTATCGCGTGAGTTTTGCAAAGTCCATAACGTAAGGGTAGAGCAATTTTTTCCAAGCAGGTGACAAATGAAAAACATCTTCACATCAAGCTGGTTCGCGCTCACATTCGCGGCCCGCACCGCACCCCGAACCCTGGGTGCAGTCTTGCTGCTACAGCTGGTGTTGGCGGGTTTCCCGGCGGCCCAGGTGTGGCTGGTGTCGGCCCTGGGTCGGGCCATCGAAACCCGGTCTGCGCACACCTACGTGTTGGCGTTCTGTG contains:
- the pepN gene encoding aminopeptidase N: MDFAKLTRYDATFRSDSLRIDSYELELDLGEATTSPTFPVGVGVKLTSKSEQIFLDYLGESVESVTINGNPVPWEQKGGRIVLDVPAGLVGRPIALHVRAHSRYSRSGQGLHRFTDPQDGNTYLYSHSEPSDARRIFPCFDQPDLKAQCTVRMTVPQGWVALSNQPETTREAGDHGDTVTFRATPPVSTYLMAFATGPYVAQRDTWRSPDGKREIELGVWSRASMAEHVDSEILEVTKQGLDFFDKNFDFPYPWTKYDSIFVPEYNLGAMENPGLVTFTEAYIFRSPATDAQHAHRANTILHEMSHMWFGDLVTPLWWDDLWLKESFAEFMGADASLHATRFTDAWADFAGTRKNWAYVQDQLPTTHPIKAEIPDVDAARQNFDGITYTKGAAVLKQLVHFVGRDNFYAAAREYFRKHAFGTATFDDLIAALGNHTDQDLHDWPKRWLRTSGPDQLIPEVTTSGNTIKQLSIVQNGSPQTRPHRLTVSLFRGAPLERYHSMDVRLPGIPGKNTELTEAHGLPAPDLILLNDNDHTYAKIGFDPTSLHTIKARLGNITDNVSRAVIWTALWNLTRDAELPAQDYIDIVMLHGANEPNPSIIEQVFANAYVAATKFTTDPTVIADLVYSLWDLMYQAKPGSDTQLVLVRAAITALAADRKPGSARKLRELLGGHLAGLVLSPDIRWRIIAALASHDDVTAQELLAEREADNTLDGQAAYLQAMYSYPHAKQQAFDDLLHAMDYSNEEVNALIAGFRAPTDPRPATPDFAAEFFANLNHIWTEYPIEIANRIVRGLYPETAAAVAKTEEILETELPGALHRVLLECKDQVQRQLAAQEFNNSAS